A portion of the Actomonas aquatica genome contains these proteins:
- a CDS encoding aspartate carbamoyltransferase catalytic subunit: MSWNRRHLLTLEELSLDELNQIHSTATAFKKILTRSVKKVPALRGKTIVNLFLEPSTRTRMAFDMAAKRLSADVISLDAKTSSTTKGESLRDTAQNIEALQADMIVVRHSAPGSPLYLSKILGIPVINAGDGAHEHPTQGLLDTFTMRERIGDLKGRRVVILGDILYSRVARSNIQALIKFGADVTLCGPSTLVPHRFESFGVKVSHNLREALHDAEVVMLLRIQHERQNAGMFPSIGEYTSMFGLNQERAAWLHPDAIIMHPGPINRGVEIDSELADGPRSVILDQVTNGIAVRMAVLYLCSGGQPEYVTSSAA; encoded by the coding sequence ATGTCCTGGAACCGCCGCCACCTCCTGACCCTCGAAGAGCTCTCCCTCGACGAGCTCAATCAAATCCACAGCACCGCCACCGCGTTTAAAAAAATCCTGACGCGCAGCGTGAAGAAAGTCCCCGCCCTGCGCGGCAAGACCATCGTCAATCTCTTCCTCGAACCGAGCACGCGCACCCGCATGGCCTTCGACATGGCCGCCAAGCGACTCTCGGCCGACGTCATCTCCCTCGACGCCAAAACCTCCTCCACCACCAAGGGCGAATCCCTCCGCGACACCGCCCAAAACATCGAGGCGCTCCAGGCCGACATGATCGTGGTGCGCCACTCCGCCCCCGGCTCCCCTCTCTACCTGTCCAAGATCCTCGGCATCCCCGTGATCAACGCCGGTGACGGCGCCCACGAGCACCCCACCCAGGGCCTGCTCGACACCTTCACCATGCGCGAACGCATCGGCGACCTGAAGGGCCGCCGCGTCGTCATCCTCGGCGACATCCTCTACAGCCGCGTCGCCCGCTCCAACATCCAGGCCCTTATCAAATTTGGCGCCGACGTCACCCTCTGCGGCCCCTCCACCCTCGTGCCCCACCGCTTTGAGTCCTTTGGCGTGAAAGTTTCGCACAACCTGCGCGAGGCCCTCCACGACGCCGAGGTTGTCATGCTGCTCCGGATACAGCACGAGCGTCAGAACGCCGGCATGTTCCCCTCCATCGGCGAATACACCTCCATGTTTGGTCTCAATCAGGAACGCGCCGCCTGGCTGCACCCCGACGCCATCATCATGCACCCGGGCCCCATCAACCGCGGCGTCGAGATCGACAGCGAACTCGCCGACGGTCCCCGCAGTGTGATCCTCGACCAGGTCACCAACGGCATCGCCGTGCGCATGGCCGTCCTCTACCTCTGCTCCGGCGGCCAACCCGAATACGTCACCAGCAGCGCCGCCTGA
- the pyrR gene encoding bifunctional pyr operon transcriptional regulator/uracil phosphoribosyltransferase PyrR, translated as MPAPLTFDAPEIHSAIERITTAIRERHGEKPPLALIGIANGGSELARRLHAALGITERLGEIDISFYRDDIGRNPIPKESRPTIIPFDVHGKDILLVDDVLHSGRTLNAALNELFDHGRPASVELAILVDRGGRKLPFAANYTGITVETTGAQKVTVDLAPEDPTQDRITIAPAKA; from the coding sequence GTGCCTGCGCCGCTGACTTTCGACGCCCCCGAGATCCACTCCGCCATCGAGCGGATCACCACCGCCATTCGCGAACGCCACGGAGAAAAACCGCCGCTCGCCCTCATCGGCATCGCCAACGGAGGCAGCGAGCTCGCCCGCCGCCTCCATGCCGCCCTCGGCATCACCGAGCGCCTCGGCGAGATCGATATCTCGTTCTACCGCGACGACATCGGCCGCAATCCCATCCCCAAGGAATCGCGCCCCACCATCATCCCCTTCGATGTGCACGGGAAGGACATCCTGCTCGTCGACGACGTGCTGCACTCCGGCCGCACCCTCAACGCCGCCCTTAACGAACTCTTCGACCACGGCCGCCCCGCCTCCGTCGAACTCGCCATCCTCGTCGATCGCGGCGGCCGCAAGCTGCCCTTCGCCGCCAACTACACCGGCATCACGGTCGAAACCACCGGCGCGCAAAAAGTCACCGTCGACCTCGCCCCTGAAGACCCGACCCAGGACCGCATCACCATCGCTCCCGCCAAAGCCTGA